A genomic stretch from Nymphalis io chromosome 25, ilAglIoxx1.1, whole genome shotgun sequence includes:
- the LOC126778153 gene encoding uncharacterized protein LOC126778153 — MDKYYKNFILCGEANFYCILCQESFVIKLHVEKHLRWEKHRTNIKKQEYAPKFKKDFIYKFADEYYYCEICNIVTQNAVDHIKGSNHEEIKKSDKNKLRASNVDLDEDGSIKVQNRVITKLQWHGIADNLCLTCNETVEKLLAHINSFNHMIRLIQSETTIKDDQLYRQLGENNFYCFTCAKVLDSKSLETHLADNHNRNENENNSKKISQKNIKKKLNPSLDTNIHKEPFETQLLKKIEDKYFSFEIENKATCLKCQEIVELTYDAIYQHKKSHQSPEEIIAADLFWLRRDRGKERAELATYGRANFIKLNEGGRQGYCSLCNKWLSAHIYTAKQHVEGAHHRGHLELKGLIKEQKHEKPNINSVPYRTFLSVMYGPFEIDELSYVVINNGIGLTTFSYTLMCLIDDIKMLMKCFCCDLTIDMSEIKEHVKSKEHRKILFECKVLPIVLEGYEEFVRQIHPGLYHCGYCNKTFPFWENMGKHLESLPHAVQRRKLKLITYICGKLYLDPSFSLADMIEYKQLKKYFH, encoded by the exons ATggataagtattataaaaactttatactaTGCGGTGAAGCCAATTTCTATTGTATTTTATGTCAAGAAAGTTTTGTAATTAAACTACACGTTGAAAAGCATCTGCGATGGGAGAAACATAGAACCAATATTAAAAAGCAGGAATATGCTCCCAAATTTAAaaaggattttatttataag TTTGCTGATGAATATTACTATTGTGAAATATGTAATATAGTGACACAAAATGCAGTGGATCACATAAAAGGAAGTAATcatgaagaaataaaaaaatctgataaGAATAAACTAAGAGCATCAAATGTAGATCTTGATGAAGATGGGTCAATTAAAGTACAAAATAGAGTTATCACTAAACTGCAATGGCATGGCATTGCAGATAATCTGTGTTTAACATGCAATGAAACAGTTGAAAAATTATTGGCTCATATAAATTCCTTTAATCATATGATAAGACTGATACAGAGTGAAACCACCATTAAGGATGATCAGCTTTATAGACAG TTGGgagaaaataacttttattgcttTACATGTGCTAAAGTATTGGATAGTAAATCCTTAGAAACACATTTGGCTGATAATCACAatagaaatgaaaatgaaaacaatagtaaaaaaatatcacaaaaaaatataaaaaaaaagttaaatccaAGTTTAGACACAAATATCCACAAAGAACCATTTGAGAcacaattattgaaaaaaattgaagataaatatttcagtttcGAAATTGAAAACAAAGCTACATGCTTGAAGTGTCAGGAAATAGTGGAATTAACATATGATGCAATATATCAGCATAAGAAGTCTCACCAATCGCCAGAAGAAATAATAGCGGCAGATTTATTCTGGCTTAGGCGGGATAGAGGCAAGGAAAGGGCAGAATTAGCTACATATGGAAGagccaattttataaaattgaatgagGGTGGAAGACAGGGCTATTGCTCACTATGTAATAAATGGCTGTCAGCACATATTTACACTGCAAAACAACATGTGGAAGGAGCTCATCATAGAGGACATTTGGAACTTAAAGGCTTAATTAAAGAACAAAAGCATGAGAAACCTAACATAAATAGTGTTCCATATAGAACATTTTTAAGTGTAATGTATGGTCCGTTTGAGATTGATGAGTTAagttatgttgttataaataatggcATCGGCCTCACCACCTTCAGTTATACGCTAATGTGCTTGATTGATGATATTAAAATGTTGATGAAGTGTTTTTGTTGTGATTTGACAATAGATATGAGTGAGATAAAAGAACATGTAAAATCAAAAGAACATAGAAAAATTTTGTTTGAATGCAAAGTTTTACCTATTGTATTGGAGGGTTATGAGGAATTTGTTCGACAG aTACATCCAGGTTTATATCATTGTGGCTATTGTAATAAGACTTTTCCATTTTGGGAGAATATGGGGAAACATTTGGAAAGTCTTCCACATGCAGTCCAACGAAGAAAGTTAAAACTTATAACCTACATATGTGGTAAATTATATCTGGATCCATCATTCTCCTTAGCAGACATGATAGAGtacaagcaattaaaaaaatattttcattaa